One segment of Bradyrhizobium sp. CB2312 DNA contains the following:
- a CDS encoding Fe2+-dependent dioxygenase has product MLTCIENVLSKNDVADFRRIMDASAWEDGRSTAGAQSAMVKRNEQLPPDSEVARKLGNRIISALTSNPRFIAAAIPLQIFPPLFNRYAANSGHHFGLHVDNAIRGDRLTGLRIRTDLSVTLFLAEPEEYDGGELVIEDTYGSHEVKLPAGDCVLYPSTSLHLVTPVTRGTRVASFFWLQSMIRDDQARTMIFDLDTAIQALVERLGRDDPETVKLTGIYHNLIRYWAEV; this is encoded by the coding sequence ATGCTGACATGCATCGAAAACGTTCTCAGCAAAAATGATGTGGCGGATTTCCGCCGCATCATGGACGCCAGCGCGTGGGAGGACGGCCGCTCGACCGCGGGCGCACAGTCGGCGATGGTGAAGCGCAACGAGCAATTGCCGCCGGACAGCGAGGTCGCGCGCAAGCTCGGCAACCGCATCATCTCGGCGCTGACCTCGAACCCGCGCTTCATTGCGGCGGCCATCCCGCTCCAGATCTTCCCGCCGCTGTTCAACCGCTATGCGGCGAACAGCGGCCATCATTTCGGGCTGCATGTCGACAATGCGATCCGCGGCGACCGGCTGACCGGCCTTCGCATCCGCACCGACCTGTCGGTCACGCTGTTTCTCGCCGAGCCGGAAGAGTATGACGGTGGCGAACTTGTGATCGAGGACACCTACGGTTCGCACGAAGTCAAGTTGCCAGCCGGCGACTGCGTGCTCTATCCCTCGACCAGCCTGCATCTCGTGACGCCCGTGACGAGGGGGACGCGGGTTGCGTCTTTCTTCTGGCTTCAGAGCATGATACGGGACGATCAAGCCCGTACCATGATCTTTGACCTCGACACCGCGATACAGGCGCTGGTGGAGCGGCTCGGGCGTGACGATCCCGAAACGGTCAAATTGACGGGTATCTATCACAACCTCATTCGCTACTGGGCCGAAGTATGA
- a CDS encoding TonB-dependent receptor → MGQVVAPKSLRSVAAFDSMDEKSSGGSGKTVSAVASLIAVASVSSGAHAQQSNLPPVTVDAPHERPRPTASKPTAEQVRARNALRRAAQRQQAATAPVVNAGGLAADRDPYANPAAPYMATRVQASGKFPEPILNTPKSITVLTREVLEDKNATTLKQAILSTAGVTLGTGEGGNAFGDRFFIRGFDARNDVFIDGVRDSGVSVRENFFTEQVEILRGPGSTFAGRGIAGGAINIVTKQATTAGSFYNMDTTFGTDQTKRVVLDVNQVINPTWAVRAGGLFQDAGVAGRDYVKDNRDGAFVATTWKPVDAVKIQAGYIHTELTGLPDFGVPYYRPSTASTAGGPFPDFGSNRNNWYGFVNRDFYRTGQDIGTLNAEVQITPDLLITNKFRDSYSTQNYIGTLPEAPVLANPLSASTLSANPQSRFQETSVIANQTEATYKFNDGVGFKHTALAGFEYDHEKSSIDKYLGLSSEALPGGFSGTGSLSGVSVFNPQFTNLPFGIPAGLSGLPTKITIDTKSVYAMDSANYRDLVILNGGVRYDDYNIKTSGYGTVNGVANVFGTQQQDYGMPNFNLGLTLKPLPNGSVYAAYATSSNPVGAEFDGTSVQYGGLAPVLNGNATQIFGPEKNRAIELGTKWELFDRHLLLTAALFQTEKDNARESRNITAATATAACPYPAGTTGTVSCITAGAAYRIRGIDLGVGGKITDKWSVFGGLVLMQSEVTKSLIPPANTALYTTNVGLPLSNVAHQSFSMLSKYQFNDVWELGGQAVYRSKIYGGTFLAANQGTSIPSYWRFDMFAEAKINKNWQVKLFVNNIFDKRYYDALYQSAAPFVLEAPGRAAYLVLSARY, encoded by the coding sequence ATGGGGCAGGTGGTCGCACCGAAATCGTTGCGTTCGGTCGCAGCGTTCGATTCGATGGATGAGAAGTCGTCGGGTGGTTCTGGCAAGACGGTCTCGGCAGTTGCGAGCCTGATCGCGGTGGCGTCGGTGTCGAGCGGCGCGCATGCGCAGCAGTCCAACCTGCCGCCCGTCACGGTCGATGCGCCCCACGAGCGTCCGCGTCCCACCGCTTCGAAACCGACGGCCGAGCAGGTCCGCGCACGCAACGCGCTGCGGCGTGCGGCGCAGCGGCAGCAGGCTGCAACGGCACCGGTGGTTAATGCAGGCGGTCTTGCTGCTGATCGTGATCCATACGCAAATCCCGCCGCGCCTTACATGGCCACCCGAGTGCAAGCGTCAGGCAAATTCCCTGAGCCAATCCTCAACACGCCAAAATCGATCACCGTGCTTACGAGGGAAGTGCTCGAGGACAAGAACGCCACGACCCTGAAGCAAGCGATCCTGAGCACGGCCGGCGTGACGCTCGGAACGGGCGAGGGCGGCAATGCTTTCGGCGACCGCTTCTTCATCCGCGGCTTCGATGCCCGCAACGACGTCTTCATCGATGGCGTCCGCGATTCCGGCGTCAGCGTGCGTGAGAACTTCTTCACCGAGCAGGTCGAGATCCTGCGCGGCCCCGGCTCGACCTTCGCCGGCCGCGGCATCGCCGGTGGTGCGATCAACATCGTCACCAAGCAGGCGACGACGGCGGGGAGCTTCTACAACATGGACACGACGTTTGGCACCGACCAGACCAAGCGCGTGGTGCTCGACGTCAACCAGGTGATCAACCCGACCTGGGCGGTGCGTGCTGGCGGCCTGTTCCAGGACGCAGGCGTCGCCGGGCGCGATTATGTGAAGGATAATCGTGACGGAGCGTTTGTCGCTACGACGTGGAAGCCCGTAGATGCGGTCAAGATCCAGGCCGGTTACATCCATACCGAGCTGACCGGTCTGCCCGACTTCGGCGTGCCTTACTATCGGCCCAGCACGGCGAGCACGGCCGGCGGGCCGTTCCCGGATTTCGGCTCCAACCGCAACAACTGGTACGGCTTCGTCAATCGTGACTTTTATCGGACCGGCCAGGACATTGGCACACTCAACGCGGAAGTGCAGATCACACCCGACCTGTTGATTACCAACAAGTTCCGGGATTCGTATTCCACCCAGAACTACATCGGCACGCTTCCGGAAGCGCCGGTTTTGGCCAATCCGCTTTCGGCGTCGACACTCAGTGCCAATCCGCAGAGCCGCTTCCAGGAGACCAGTGTGATCGCCAACCAGACGGAGGCGACATACAAATTCAACGACGGCGTCGGCTTCAAACACACGGCACTTGCCGGCTTCGAATACGACCACGAGAAGTCGTCCATCGACAAGTATCTCGGTCTCAGCTCCGAAGCGCTTCCCGGCGGTTTCAGCGGCACCGGATCATTGTCCGGGGTGAGCGTATTCAATCCGCAGTTCACGAACCTTCCGTTCGGAATACCGGCCGGCTTGTCCGGCCTGCCTACCAAGATCACGATCGACACCAAGAGCGTCTACGCGATGGACAGCGCGAACTACCGCGATCTGGTCATCCTGAATGGTGGCGTTCGCTACGACGACTACAACATCAAGACGAGCGGATACGGCACCGTAAATGGGGTCGCCAACGTGTTCGGCACGCAGCAGCAAGACTACGGAATGCCGAACTTCAATCTCGGTCTCACGCTGAAGCCGCTGCCGAACGGCAGCGTCTACGCAGCTTACGCGACGTCGTCGAACCCGGTCGGCGCGGAATTCGACGGCACCAGCGTCCAGTATGGCGGCCTTGCACCGGTGCTCAACGGTAATGCCACGCAGATTTTTGGTCCCGAAAAGAACAGAGCAATCGAACTCGGCACGAAGTGGGAGCTGTTTGACAGGCACCTGCTGCTCACAGCCGCTCTGTTCCAGACCGAGAAGGACAATGCGCGCGAGTCACGCAACATCACGGCCGCCACGGCGACCGCAGCCTGTCCTTATCCTGCAGGCACTACGGGAACCGTTTCCTGTATCACGGCCGGAGCTGCTTACCGTATTCGAGGCATAGATCTCGGCGTCGGCGGCAAGATCACCGACAAATGGAGTGTCTTCGGCGGGTTGGTGTTAATGCAATCCGAGGTGACGAAGTCGCTGATCCCGCCTGCAAATACGGCCCTCTACACGACGAACGTGGGCCTGCCGCTTTCGAACGTCGCCCATCAATCCTTCAGCATGCTCAGCAAGTACCAGTTCAACGACGTCTGGGAGCTGGGTGGTCAGGCAGTCTATCGCTCGAAGATCTATGGTGGCACGTTCCTCGCGGCCAACCAGGGCACGTCGATTCCGAGCTATTGGCGTTTCGACATGTTCGCGGAGGCCAAGATCAACAAGAACTGGCAGGTCAAGCTGTTCGTGAACAACATCTTCGACAAGCGCTACTACGACGCGCTGTACCAGAGCGCTGCGCCCTTCGTGCTGGAAGCACCGGGGCGTGCCGCTTACCTGGTGCTGTCAGCCCGCTACTGA